One part of the Magallana gigas chromosome 5, xbMagGiga1.1, whole genome shotgun sequence genome encodes these proteins:
- the LOC105319539 gene encoding matrix metalloproteinase-19, with protein sequence MTFNNHDTSHRNVGSLSPCGNKAAYHGHRSRRSTKAFVWENDVVTWGFEKFSRKLERILQWKIFRKALRTWSRYSNLRFKYTRKRPDIRILFARYEHGDGDYNAFDGQGRTIGHAFRPKNGGTHFDDDELWSVSTNLSTGEIHLPTAALHEIGHAIGLEHVSDYSSVMSAYFTTPKARPSALDIAQLRDLYSRRKPRPPATNYSKKTMVPYLPPSRKELNKALDNCNGIRDIIMLQNGNKRRMLHIFAGNITFRVSSNGRELAFPKWTSRVFHGVPGDVDAASYYQKTQAQYFFKGDQVWKLKRRQIEPGYPKTVKLHTLFEKPRASVVVKTWHSSGLFIFGNRTFWEWSPWRDNTTATLPRPISRHWRGLPDNIDSAVQWKDQYVYFFKGSKYYKVHPSRRMVLYGYPKSMPPPWLTTFCNSSHL encoded by the exons ATGAC atTTAACAACCATGATACCTCTCACCGGAATGTTGGTTCACTCTCTCCGTGTGGCAATAAAGCGGCCTATCATGGTCACCGAAGTCGCAGAAGCACGAAAG CTTTTGTTTGGGAGAATGACGTTGTGACTTGGGGTTTTGAGAAATTCTCGAGAAAACTTGAGCGCATTTTACAATG GAAAATTTTCCGAAAGGCGTTAAGAACATGGTCAAGATATTCCAATTTGCGCTTCAAATATACCCGGAAGAGACCAGACATTAGAATCCTTTTTGCTAGGTATGAGCATGGAGATGGGGATTACAACGCATTTGACGGTCAAG GCCGGACCATAGGTCATGCTTTCCGACCAAAAAATGGTGGAACACACTTTGATGACGATGAGCTGTGGTCGGTAAGTACTAACTTAAGTACAGGTGAGATTCACCTCCCCACGGCCGCACTCCACGAAATCGGCCACGCCATCGGGCTAGAACACGTGAGTGATTACTCGTCCGTAATGTCGGCCTATTTCACAACACCCAAAGCGAGGCCTTCAGCATTGGATATCGCACAGCTACGTGACCTTTATA GTCGCAGAAAACCAAGGCCGCCAGCAACAAATTATAGTAAAAAAACAATGGTTCCATATTTACCACCATCGAGGAAGGAATTGAATAAAGCTTTGGATAATTGCAATGGAATACGTGATATAATAATGCTACAGAATG GTAACAAACGTAGAATGTTGCACATATTTGCTGGAAACATAACATTCCGAGTTAGCTCCAATGGTAGGGAGCTTGCTTTTCCAAAATGGACTTCTAGAGTATTTCACGGGGTTCCTGGAGATGTTGATGCTGCCAGTTATTACCAGAAAACGCAAGCACAATACTTTTTTAAAG GAGATCAGGTTTGGAAATTAAAAAGACGTCAAATTGAACCCGGTTATCCAAAAACTGTAAAACTACACACATTGTTTGAAAAACCACGAGCAAGTGTAGTTGTCAAGACCTGGCATTCAAGTGGTCTTTTCATTTTTGGG aaTCGAACGTTTTGGGAGTGGAGTCCGTGGAGAGACAACACTACGGCGACTCTCCCGAGGCCGATTTCCCGACATTGGAGAGGTCTGCCTGATAATATTGACTCAGCAGTACAATGGAAAGACCAATATGTATACTTTTTCAAAGGGTCGAA GTATTATAAGGTTCATCCAAGTAGAAGAATGGTTTTATACGGGTATCCGAAGTCTATGCCTCCTCCTTGGTTAACAACATTTTGTAACAGTAGTCATCTATAA